Proteins encoded within one genomic window of Hahella chejuensis KCTC 2396:
- a CDS encoding IS630 family transposase: MRALRDEVAFRQFQGVVKDLQSWEDAGEIELYYFDESGFSQRSNLPYGWSPVGKPTQMKSYPHNKRLNVLGFMSRRQKLIFHATEERVDSAKVVALFNKLAESKDPLKPAVVLLDNASIHRSAEFRRHRLDWIDKGIWPIYLPKYSPELNLIEILWRKVKYSWLPLDSYETFDRLKESVNDILSKFGQEYKINFV, from the coding sequence CTGCGCGCGCTTCGGGATGAAGTCGCCTTCCGCCAGTTTCAGGGCGTTGTGAAAGATCTTCAATCCTGGGAGGATGCAGGCGAAATCGAGCTTTACTACTTTGATGAATCAGGCTTCAGTCAGCGTTCCAACTTACCTTATGGCTGGAGCCCTGTGGGGAAGCCGACGCAAATGAAATCCTATCCACACAATAAGAGACTGAACGTTCTGGGGTTTATGAGTCGCCGCCAGAAGCTGATATTCCATGCCACAGAGGAGCGGGTGGACTCCGCCAAAGTCGTAGCGCTTTTTAATAAGCTGGCGGAGAGCAAAGATCCGCTTAAGCCAGCCGTGGTGCTTCTGGACAACGCCTCCATACATCGCTCTGCGGAGTTTCGCCGACATAGGTTGGATTGGATAGATAAAGGCATCTGGCCGATCTATTTGCCGAAATATTCACCGGAGCTAAACCTGATAGAGATCTTGTGGCGAAAGGTGAAGTACAGCTGGCTGCCTTTGGATTCGTATGAGACTTTCGACAGGCTGAAAGAGTCAGTGAACGACATCCTGTCAAAGTTTGGACAGGAATATAAGATTAATTTCGTTTAG
- a CDS encoding type IV pili methyl-accepting chemotaxis transducer N-terminal domain-containing protein, with amino-acid sequence MDQALDIAGQQRMLSQRIVKAYLLIGQDILPDKSAIQLHDSVAQFESQLTDLEGYLKAGEMARDLKSVRKEWAAFRKLATAAPNQENAAKLIEQSEELLSLTQGVTSNLEKQVASTKGHLINISNEQGMLSQKIAMYYSAMSWNLGVADLENDFKAAVKKYDSGLSELRKADANSEEINKALDKVISQWSFSHSGFEKMDGQDFVPFVIAMTTESMLKSMRKISDMYAGLKS; translated from the coding sequence ATGGACCAGGCTCTGGACATCGCCGGTCAACAAAGAATGTTGAGCCAAAGAATTGTTAAAGCATATTTATTGATTGGTCAGGATATTCTTCCCGACAAATCCGCAATTCAATTACATGACAGTGTGGCGCAATTTGAATCTCAACTGACCGACCTGGAAGGCTATTTAAAAGCGGGTGAAATGGCGCGGGATTTGAAATCCGTACGTAAAGAGTGGGCCGCATTCCGTAAGCTGGCGACCGCCGCTCCCAACCAGGAAAATGCGGCGAAGTTGATCGAGCAAAGTGAAGAGCTTCTGAGTCTGACTCAGGGCGTCACCAGCAACCTGGAAAAACAAGTCGCCAGCACCAAAGGTCATTTGATCAATATTTCCAACGAACAAGGCATGTTGTCCCAGAAAATCGCCATGTACTACTCCGCTATGAGTTGGAATCTGGGCGTCGCCGATCTGGAAAACGATTTTAAAGCCGCCGTCAAAAAATACGACTCCGGCTTGAGCGAGCTGCGCAAAGCGGACGCCAACAGCGAAGAGATCAACAAAGCGCTGGATAAAGTTATTTCACAGTGGTCCTTCTCTCACTCTGGTTTCGAGAAAATGGACGGACAGGACTTCGTGCCTTTCGTTATCGCTATGACCACTGAAAGTATGTTGAAAAGCATGCGCAAGATTTCCGACATGTACGCAGGTCTGAAAAGCTGA
- a CDS encoding sensor histidine kinase produces the protein MDSFRKYSFLRCIKFTVLVALFGFAVSFFVHQYQVLANSIKVSDQTSGLINRQHISVLLGRGNFVHIEDALAQLVKESPLLFAYVLDADGKVAATSHKSAAVDVPCCYDWENLEGSAFKFDGTPAAPFESVADGVSFIRKVTPVLEHSSSEKIGSLVTFLVPRLIKREHLADTLIISSMALIFILATGVALSLLLSRALTAPVRELTRFVDSVDDTEAKEELNRLGTHPFAGGNIVEIRQLLQSFLAYREKILDHKNLLEAQVRERTHALEVAVEENRMLGNTLRTALEDERKLIAQEIHDNFNATLVAIKMYSQKIEQLAREGGEDAQIAGMGGKITSIVTDAYSSARSLVSRLRPEIIDTLGLSGALEELVNNYNQSSNGCSFMLSIGDHCDNLDEERNIGIYRIVQEAVTNAVKHAAAKEVAISLHRPKDYELVIQDDGVGFKPLQEKDAGIGLISMRERAMSLGGRFESVNTEAGARIKVSIPA, from the coding sequence ATGGATAGTTTTAGAAAGTACTCGTTTCTGCGTTGCATCAAGTTTACGGTTCTGGTCGCTTTATTTGGGTTCGCGGTTTCCTTTTTCGTGCACCAATATCAGGTATTGGCGAACTCGATCAAAGTCTCCGATCAGACTTCCGGCCTGATTAACAGACAGCATATTTCAGTGCTGCTTGGACGGGGCAACTTTGTCCATATTGAAGACGCCTTGGCGCAGCTGGTTAAAGAGAGCCCGTTACTGTTCGCCTATGTGCTGGACGCCGACGGCAAGGTGGCGGCGACCAGTCATAAATCCGCAGCGGTCGATGTTCCCTGTTGCTACGACTGGGAGAACCTGGAGGGTAGCGCGTTTAAGTTTGACGGGACGCCGGCGGCGCCTTTTGAGTCGGTAGCGGATGGCGTTTCCTTTATCCGCAAAGTGACGCCGGTGCTTGAGCATTCTTCCAGTGAAAAAATCGGGTCGCTGGTGACCTTCCTCGTTCCCAGACTGATTAAGCGCGAGCACCTTGCGGATACCCTGATTATCAGCTCCATGGCGCTGATTTTTATCCTGGCGACAGGTGTGGCGCTTTCCCTGTTATTGTCGCGGGCGCTAACCGCCCCGGTGAGAGAGCTTACCCGGTTTGTGGACTCTGTGGATGACACTGAAGCTAAAGAGGAATTGAATCGACTGGGGACGCATCCGTTCGCAGGCGGCAACATTGTGGAAATACGGCAGTTGCTGCAGTCGTTTCTGGCCTATCGCGAAAAAATTCTCGATCACAAGAACCTCCTGGAAGCACAAGTGCGGGAGAGAACGCACGCGCTTGAAGTGGCGGTGGAGGAAAACCGCATGCTGGGCAATACGCTACGTACGGCGTTGGAAGATGAGCGCAAACTGATCGCCCAGGAAATTCACGACAATTTCAACGCCACGCTGGTCGCCATCAAAATGTATTCTCAGAAAATCGAGCAATTGGCTCGTGAAGGCGGCGAGGATGCGCAGATCGCCGGCATGGGAGGAAAAATCACGTCGATTGTCACGGATGCCTACAGCTCCGCCAGAAGTCTGGTTTCCCGGCTGCGGCCGGAGATTATCGACACACTTGGCTTAAGTGGCGCCCTGGAGGAGCTGGTCAACAATTACAACCAGTCTTCAAATGGGTGTTCGTTTATGCTGTCGATCGGCGACCACTGCGACAATCTGGACGAGGAGCGCAACATCGGCATTTATCGCATTGTGCAGGAAGCCGTCACCAACGCAGTCAAACATGCCGCGGCGAAAGAGGTGGCGATTTCGCTACATCGTCCCAAGGACTATGAACTGGTGATTCAAGACGATGGCGTGGGCTTCAAGCCCTTGCAGGAAAAGGACGCGGGCATTGGACTGATCTCCATGCGCGAACGCGCCATGAGCCTGGGCGGTCGTTTCGAGTCGGTAAACACGGAAGCGGGCGCCCGTATCAAAGTGTCCATTCCCGCTTAA
- a CDS encoding helix-turn-helix domain-containing protein yields the protein MKYVNHLKPAEIKTLTDGFRYSPSSRFRIRCHAILLSNKGYKIDKIADIIDFHRNTISIWIEQWESMGICGLISDASPGRPPIYTEQEQEKVCKWIDEQPQQLRDVQIRLEKETGKSASLETVKRNLKKIKV from the coding sequence GTGAAGTACGTCAATCATCTTAAGCCCGCTGAAATAAAGACTCTTACCGATGGATTTCGCTACAGCCCGAGCTCCCGCTTCCGTATTCGCTGTCACGCCATACTGCTCAGCAATAAGGGGTATAAAATCGATAAAATTGCCGACATTATCGACTTCCACCGCAACACCATTTCGATCTGGATTGAGCAGTGGGAAAGCATGGGAATATGCGGCCTCATTAGCGACGCCTCCCCGGGAAGACCGCCCATTTACACGGAGCAGGAACAAGAAAAGGTTTGTAAGTGGATTGACGAGCAGCCCCAACAACTACGAGACGTCCAGATACGTCTGGAGAAAGAAACTGGAAAAAGCGCTAGTCTGGAGACCGTTAAACGGAACTTAAAAAAAATCAAAGTATAG
- a CDS encoding MBL fold metallo-hydrolase has protein sequence MKNLLIVGNGEAFSEECNTSFLLQSADGSILIDCGYQVPPRLWAGDLHQNIDLVLLTHHHADHSFGVVPLLVRYLEEKRTRPLKIWGPAGTETFIKSLLEHGYPGVSKYFKYTIEFAEFDTLDSKQYGDVSIRCAPTVHSIPNLLYRLDFNGRSFSISGDGKLTPEAVELIQGVDLHLQEVYELNDNIPSHYSFSEVLQFAQSGGAASVGVTHMCRNEISVITETYDKLVRENEIEKDRLFITYAGQTFAF, from the coding sequence ATGAAGAATTTGCTGATTGTCGGTAATGGAGAGGCCTTCTCGGAAGAGTGCAACACCTCTTTCCTGTTGCAGTCCGCCGATGGCTCCATTCTTATCGACTGTGGTTATCAGGTTCCGCCCCGCTTATGGGCGGGCGATTTGCATCAGAACATTGATCTGGTGTTGCTGACCCACCACCATGCGGACCACTCCTTCGGTGTCGTACCTTTGCTGGTCCGCTATCTGGAAGAAAAAAGAACCCGTCCTCTTAAGATTTGGGGGCCGGCGGGAACGGAAACCTTTATTAAAAGTCTGCTTGAGCATGGCTATCCCGGCGTGTCCAAGTATTTCAAATACACGATTGAGTTCGCCGAATTCGACACCCTCGACAGTAAACAATACGGGGATGTTTCCATTCGCTGCGCGCCCACCGTACACTCTATCCCGAACTTATTGTATCGACTGGATTTTAACGGTCGCTCATTCTCCATTTCCGGAGACGGCAAGCTGACGCCGGAAGCGGTTGAGTTGATTCAGGGCGTCGACCTGCATTTGCAGGAAGTGTATGAGCTTAACGACAATATCCCCAGTCATTATTCATTCAGCGAAGTGCTGCAATTTGCTCAATCCGGCGGAGCCGCGAGCGTGGGCGTGACCCATATGTGCAGGAATGAAATCAGCGTTATTACTGAGACCTACGATAAGTTAGTAAGGGAGAACGAGATTGAAAAGGACAGACTTTTTATCACCTATGCGGGGCAAACTTTCGCATTTTAA